The DNA region CCACGAGTAGTTGAAATTTTTACAAAATATCGTAAATCACATAATCAAGGTGTTTTTGATGCTTATACTGATGATATGCGAGCATGTCGTAAATCACATATTATCACTGGACTACCTGATGCATATGGGCGCGGTCGAATTATTGGTGATTATCGCCGTTTAGCTTTATATGGAGCTGATTTTTTAATTGCCCAAAAAGAGGATGATAAAAAAAATACCTCGATGGTAATGACTGATGAAGTGATTAGATTACGAGAAGAAATTTCAGAACAAATTAGTGCTTTAAAAGAAATTAAAAAAATGGCAGCATCTTATGGTTTTGATGTTTCAAAACCAGCGAAAGATGCAAAAGAAGCATTTCAATGGACATATTTAGCTTATTTAGCAGCTATTAAAGAAAACAATGGAGCTGCCATGAGTTACGGACGGACAAGTAGTTTTTTAGATGTTTATATTGAACGTGATTTTCAAAAAGGAATTTTAACCGAAGAAGAAGCACAAGAATTAGTTGATCATATGATTATGAAATTAAGAATTGTTAAATTTATGCGAACACCAGAATATAATCAATTATTTTCTGGTGATCCAATTTGAGCAACAGAATCAATTGGGGGAATGGGGCTAGATGGTCGTACATTAGTAACAAAAACAGCGTTTCGTTATATCCATACTTTAGCTAATATGGGACCTTCACCAGAACCAAATTTAACAATTTTATGATCACAAAATTTACCAGAAGGTTTTAAAGCCTTCTGTGCAAAATATTCAATTTTATATTCATCAATGCAATATGAAAATGATGACTTGATGCGTGTTACACACGGCGATGATTATGCAATTGCTTGTTGTGTTTCACCAATGAAAGTCGGAAAACAAATGCAATTCTTTGGTGCTCGTTGTAATTTAGTAAAAACATTATTATATGCTATTAATGGTGGAATTGATGAGGTACATAAAAATCAAGTATCACCACGTTATGAACCATGTCATGGCGATGAAAAAACACCATTAAATTATGAAGAAGTTTGAAGCAAATTTGTTCAAATGGCAAAATGATTAGCTGGTGTTTATGCGAATGCATTAAATATTATTCATTATATGCATGATAAATATTTTTATGAAAGAAGTCAGTTATGTTTTATGGACACAGATACTCATCGTTTCTTTGCCACCGGGATTGCTGGTTTATCAGTTGTAACTGATGCTTTATCAGCAATTAAATATGCTAAAGTTTATCCAATTCGTGATGAAAACGGAATTGTTGTTGATTATCGTACCGAAGGAGAATTTCCAACTTATGGAAACAACGATGATCGAGCTGATGATATTGCAATTTTAGTTGTAAAAACATTTATGAATGAAATTCGTCGTCAACATCATTATCGTAATTCTGAACCAACAATGTCAGTGTTAACAATTACATCAAATGTTGTGTATGGAAAAGCCACTGGAAATTCGCCAGACGGACGAAAAGCAGGGGTACCATTTTCTCCGGGAGCTAACCCAATGAGTGGTCGTGATAAAACGGGAGCTGTTAATTCATTAGCTTCTGTTTCAAAAATTCCATTTAAACATGCGGCAGATGGAATCTCAAATACATTTACAATCATTCCAAACGCATTAGGAAAAGACCAAGATTTGGTAATTCATGGTGACTTAGAAATTGATGATTTAAAGAAAAAATAACAAGAATTTAATAAAAATAAAAAATATGTTTTGTAAAAACATATTTTTTATTGTAATTTTAAAAAATAAGACTTTTAAAAAATTGTTAAGATTCTTAAATTAGCATATAATTAAATAAATAAGGGGTGAATTAAATGAGTAGCTTTTCGTTATCAAAAGAAAGAGGACTTTGACAAAAGATTTTTAAAAAAATTCCGTGGTTTTATCATAGTATTTTTATTATGATTGGTGTAATCACGGGGCTTTTATTTCAACTGCTATATATTAAACGCTGAGATTTTCCATATTTTTTTATTTTTGTTATTGCAATTTTAATAATTTATTGCGTATTATTTTTATTATTTGGACCGATTATTAAGCAAAACTGATTTTGAAAGAAGAATTTAAATGAAAAATAAAAAGATTTCTATTAAAACAATTGCAGAGGAATGTGGCGTTGGGGTTGGAACGGTGTCTCGTTATTTTAATGGTGGTTATGTTAGCCAAGAAAAGCGAGTTTTAATTCAAAAAGTTGTTGAAAAATATAATTTTCAGCCAGATTTTGCTGCACACTCAATTAAAAAGAAAATTTTGGAAGTATATATTTTAATTCCAGATTTAACAAGTAGTAATACTTTTATTGTTAAATCAATTTTAAAACAAATTAATGATAGCTTTTCAAAAATAGTACCATTTGTAGTCGAAACAACTTATAATGAAGAACGATATTTATTACATTTACAGGAAATAGTTCGTCGTAATCCAGCAGCTTTAGTTTTATTTACAATTAGTAATGATCAAAATATTCGCACTTTTTTAAAAACAATTACAATTCCAATTATTGTCTATGGTCGACAATGAGGGAATACAGTTTTTATTAATAATGATAATGAAATGATGTATTCATTATTAGAAAAAATGGCAGCAAATGGTGAATTTAATAATCATCATAAAATTCTTTATATTGGAGAGAATCCCGTGACTAATTTACCAACTGGATTTGCTCGTTATGATACTGTTACAAACTGATTTCAAATGCATAATTATTCTTTTGATAGCTATTTTTTTGATAAAAATCAGGAAGGTGTTATTTATGATCTTATTAAAACAATTGACTTAAAGCAGAAAATTATCATTTGTGGGACGCATACTTGTTATAAAATTGCTCTTGCGTTTTTAATGAAACAAAATATTACAAATAGTTTGGTAACTGATATTTCTAATATGAGTGATTTTTTTCTTCCAGTTTTGCAAAAACAATATTGTATTGCAATTAATTATGAGGAATTAGCAACTAAAATTGTTTTTAGGCTAAAACAAATTTTGGATGGAAATAGTAACGATAATGAACAAACAATTGAATGTTTAAATTATGAAATTAAAACTTTTTTAAAATAAATTTATATTTTAAAAAAATGTGTATTATAATCTTATTATGGAAACAATTCCATATCAAGAGGTGAAAAATGCCAAAAAAAACATATCTTACTGAAATAGAAACATTAATTCCGTTATTAGGAGGAATTGATAATATTATTTCATATACACATTGTGTGTCTAGGCTTAGATTAGTGTTAAAAGACAATGATAGAGCCGATTCAAAAGGAATTGAGGAATTAGCAAATGTTAAAGGAACAGTCCAACCAATTGGACAGTATCACGTTGTAATTGGAGCAGATGTTAGTAGTTATTTTCTTGAATTTCAAAAGTATTTGAAGTCTAAATCAGAAAACTTTAATACAGAACAAGCAAATTCTTCTTCAAAGAAGAAAACAAAATGATATCAACGCTTATTACAACATTTTTCTGAAATTTTTATTCCTTTAATTCCAGCGTTAGTTGCTGGTGGTTTAATTTTAGGGTTCCGAAATATTTTAGAAGCTAATTGAAGCGGACCAGGGACTTCATTAGTTAGTATTTCTGTTTTTGCAAAAGGGTTAAATGAATTTTTATGAATTCCAGCCCAAGCAGTTTTTTGATACATCCCTGTGACAATCTGTTGATCAATTTTTAATAAAATGGGTGGTTCACCAGTAATTGGAATCATTATTGGTTTAACGTTATTATTACCACCACTAGTTGACATTTATTCAATTGCTGGTGAAGCTGGTAATTCATTGTGAATCTTTAATGTAGCGCCAACATTTGATTTTGGGGCTTGAAAGTTTCCTTGAAAAGTTCAGTATACTGGTCAGGTGATTCCCGCCATTGGAGTAGCCTTCTTTGGTGTTTATTTAGAAAAAGGTTTAAACCGGATTATTCCGGCGGTTTTGAAACAAATTTTTGTGCCTTTAATAACTATTTTGTTATCGTTTACCATTGGATTATGTCTAATTGGTCCGGTTGGTTATATTATTGGAAGTGCAATCTCAATTGGGTTAAGCTGGACATTAATTAATCCAATTGCCAAATATTTCTTTGCTCCCATACTGGGATTGTTATATGCCCCAATTGTTATTACTGGGGTTCATACAATGTTTAATGCTGTAATGATTCAAAATACTGCTCAAATTGGTGGATCATTTATTTTTCCAATCTTATGTATGTCAAATATTGCGCAAGGAAGTGCAACTTTAATGTTCACTATTAATAATCGGAAAGATCCAAAAATTAAGGAAGTTGGAATTTCTGCAACAACTTCTGCTTGGTTAGGAGTAACAGAACCAGCAATGTATGGAATTAACTTACGTTTCTTTTATCCGTTTTTAGGCGCAATTGTTGGTTCAGCTAGTGGTGCCTTATTATTAACGGTTGCTGGTGTAACTTCGAACGGAATTGGGAATGGAGCATGATTAGGTGTTTTATCAATTCAACCTTTTAGTCAAGTTAATGGTGTTAAGACATTTATTGGAACAGGATTTACGTGATTTATTATTAGTGGTTTATTAACAATGAGTGTAAGTATGACACTAACTTGGTTTTTAGAAAAAGTCCCGCGTTTTGCAAAATTACGAAATGAATTATTAAGCATTAAAGGAAAAAGTTTACTTAATTTTAAAAACCAACCAAAAATAGCGGAAAATATTAGTGAATAAATAACTTAAATAGTAAAGGAGCACATAATGGATAAAATTAATTTTCAAGAAGCGATTGTGTATGAAATTCATCCACAATCTTTTTATGATAGTAACAATGATGGTGTTGGTGATATTTCAGGCATTATTCAAAAGCTAGATTATTTAGCAATGTTAGGTGTTAATTATTTATGGTTAAACCCAATTTATTTTTCACCGCAAAAAGATAATGGTTATGATGTTGCTGATTATAAAAAAATAAATCCTTTGTTTGGAACGATGAATGATTTTGAAAGATTAATTAGTGAAGCAAAAAAAAGAAATATTTATCTTATGATGGATATGATTTTTAATCATTGTTCAATTGAACATGAATGATTTCAAAAAGTACTTGCAGGGAATAAAGAATATCAAGACCGTTTTTTCTTCTTATCAGGGGATAAAACAATTCCACCAAATAATTGGCAGAGTAAGTTTGGTGGTTCAGTTTGAGAATATCATGATGGATTAAAAAAGTTTTATTTACACTTGTTTGATAAAACTCAGATTGATTTAAACTGACGTGATGATAAATTACGTCAAGATATTTATGAAATTATTAATTATTGATTACAAAAAGGGGTGCAAGGATTACGTTTTGATGTTATCAATTTAATTGGAAAACCATCAACATTTGTTGATGATTTAACTGGTGATGGACGAAAATATTATACTGATTTGCCACAAGTTCACAAGTATTTGCAAGAAATGGGACAAAAGACATACCATATGAAAGAAAATGTTATCACAGTTGGTGAATTATCGTCAACTTCAATTGAGCAAGCTATTTTGTACACTAAATCAACATCACAAGAATTAAATATGGCCTTTACCTTCCATCATTTAAAAATTGATTATTTAAATAATGAAAAGTGAGCATTAGCACCTTATGACCCTGCAAAATTAGTAGCAAACATTAAAGAATGACAACAGTTAGTTCAAGCAGAAGACGGTTGGTTAGCAACTTTTTTAAATAATCATGATCAACCACGGGCTTTATCTCGCTTTGGTGATTCACAAAATTATCGTTTTGAATCAGCAACTGCTTTAGCCGCTGTTGTCCTGATGTTAAGAGGAACACCATATCTTTATCAAGGAGAAGAATTTGGAATGGAAAATAATGATTATCAAAATATTAGCCAACTTAAGGATGTTGAGTCAATTAATTATTACCAAATTTTAAAACAAAAAGGCTATGAAGTGTCAGCAATTTTAAAAATTCTTAGTGCTCGTTCACGTGATAATGCCCGAACTCCAATGCAATGAAATGATAAGCAGTTTAGTGGTTTCAGTTCTCATCAGCCATGAATTAATGTAAATACAAATTATTTAAGAGTTAATTGGGAAAAAGATTATTATAGTCCGCAATCAATTTTTAAGGGATATCAATTTTTAATTCAATTACGCAAAAAAAATTTAGCCTTTAGTTATGGCCAAATTGATTTTCTTGATATTAATCCTGTTGTGTTAAGTTTTTATCGCTCTTATCAGGACCAAAAATTTTTAGTAATTATTAATTTGTCGAATCAAGAAATTATGTTTGATAATAAGTTAACTAATTTTAAAATTATTTATAATAATTATCAAACTATTGATGAAAAACTTAAGCCATATCAAGTAATAATTTTTGATTATTTAATATCAAAACCAGTTAAATAATCTAATCCCTTTCTCAAATGACTTAAATCTAATTCAATCTTAGCAATTAAATCATCAATACAATTTTGAATATTTTTGTTTCTTGCAATAATGGGTTTTCAAATTTGATCTTGATGATGTGCTTTTTTACTATAATAATATTTATCAAGCAGTAAAGTAAATTTATTATTAACAAAGGACATTGATAAAACTTCTTGATATTTATTACTATTGTCAATTAAATTAGCCATTACTTTTGGTGTTAAAATTTTTCGTAGTTCAACTGGATCAGTTGTATTAGTATCAAATAAATTAGGGAATTCCGTTCCTTCTAGTTGGATTTCTTTGTTATTTAAAATAAACTTTTTAAATTTATTTTGATGGGGAACAATATTTGCTTCAATTTCGAAGTTTTTTGGTAATGTGGCCGTAAAGAAAAAGTAGTTTTCTGAACGCTTCATTTCAATTCATAATAATAAGTAAGTCATATTAATACCATTTGCAATGCTATTTGATGTTTTTGAATCTTTGCCTTTACTATTAGAAAGACTAGCTAAAATAATTAGGCCAATAAGAAGACAAAAAATTAATGTTTTTAAGAAGACCATTGTTTTTCGAACAGTAATAACACCCAATGAAAAGGTGTTATTTTTTGTTGTACCATTAATAACTTTATTATCTAGCTTCTCTTCTAAGCTACTTACTCGAATTAAACTTTGTTGTAAAAGATTATTTTTTTTTGGATCTTTACTAAAACTAGTAAAGTTTGGTTCAGGAATAATTTTAAAGTTATTGCTTACTTCATCAAGGGTAATTTCATCTTTTCAAAGATCTTCAATTGCAATTTGGTAATATGCATTATAATCTAATCGATTAAGAAAAAGACTAATACTAACAGCACCAGCTTTAATTAAAACATAAATAATAATTGTTACTACTAATAATGGTAAGGCAACATAGATAAGATAAAATTGTAATTTATTATTGCTAATATTAATAACATTAAGAATAATTCCCACTAATAAACCTGTTCCTAAAATTGTAATTAAGATACTAAAAATAACATCAATTATAACTGATTTTCGTCAAAAACTAGTAATTTTTTTATAGTGTTGTTGAAGATGATCTTGATGAAGAGTTTTAATTTTATTAACTGCTGTTTCTGATAACGCAGTGGTATTCATTTTTAACTTCACTTCGCTTTCTGGGTTTATATTAATTTGTATAAATTATAATTTAAAAAGCAAGGAATTACAATTATGTTGTAAAAATAAGTGAACTTTTTTATCATAACTTGGTGTATAATTGTTATGCATTAATTATTAGCAATTATTAATAAGGAGTGAAAAATTAAATGAGTAATATTTTATTAACAAGTGGGCCACCATCTCCGGATTGAATTACGCCTACTAATACGCCACACGACATTTTAGCAACATATGGTGGCTGAGTTCATATGTATGCTGTATTTATTACTACGGGAATGATTTTATCTGTTTTAGCCTGTTTTATTCGGTTAAAAATTAAGAAGATTCCGATTGAACCTCTAATTTGATCAGTTTTTGTTATTATTCCTTTTTCATTATTTGGTGCTAGTTTTTTTGGAAAAGTTAATAATGATGTTAACAATCCATGGGTAACAGAACCAGGAGCGGTGCCATTTTGGTCATTATTTGCGTTTTGAAAAGCAGGAATGAGTATTCATGGTGGTGTTCTGTTTGGAACCATTACTGGTTTAATTGTGTTTGGCATTGTGGGGAGAAAATCAAAGGTTTCACTTTGAGTTTATACTGATGCTATTATTCCAAATATTTTATTGGGACAAGTATTAGGACGTTGAGGTAATTTCTTTAACCATGAATTATTAGGAAGTGTTACTTCGTATGATTCATTACGTTGACTACCAGCATTTATTCGTGATAACTTATGACAATGAGCTGGATCTTCTGGATTATCACCAGAAACAAGTGGCGGAGAAATTGTCTTTCGTCAACCAATTTTCTTATATGAATCGTTCTTTAACTTTTTAGCATGATTATTTATTACTTTTTTTATTCCTTTTGCTGGACAGTTATTTGGCAAAAAACCATGGAAAAAAGACTCAAAAGAATATCCTTTTGATTTAAAATATAATTTTATTCATTTCTTTAACCGGAAATATATTAAAAAAGATAAAATGACATGAAAAGAAGTCTGAGATAAAGCATATTTTAATTATGTACCAAGCCAAAAACAATTAGATGAGATGCCGAAAGTATCATTTGTTAAAACCAAATCAGAACTAGGTAATCGTTTTAAAAAATGGTGGCATAATGATAGTGCAGAATTAACAAAATTAAATAATCCTGGGCGTTATTCAATAACACGTAGTGGAGTTCAAACTGGTTTTTATTTCTTTTTATGAAATTTAATTCGTTTTGTTCTTGAAACGCAACGTGATGATGTTTCAACATTATTTATTAAAAATTATCGAGCATTAGATTATGCGGTTTTAATTTTAATTGCAGTATTGGGATTAGTATTGGCAATTTATGCACAATGAGGAGCGCCACGAAAATTTCGTAAGAATGGTTTTATTTATGAAAAAGAATATGTTGATTTTGAGAGTTTACAAACTTGAAAATTTGATAAATATTTAGCTAATAATATTGTTATTGGTGAAGATAATTATGTTGATAAATTACCAATAATTATTAAGACAAAAGTAATGGAATTCTTAGGTTATCAAGATGAATCTTTTGATAAATATTTTGAATTAAAATATTTTAAAACCAATGATCAAGTTTTAACTAATAATGAAATTACTAATTATAGTTTTAAAATTGTGGCATTGCCAACAGCAAGTAATAAATTTATTGATGATTTGGTTGTTAATCAAACATATAAAGTTGATTTAAGTAAAATCTTAAAACAAGTAACGTTAGACCTAACAAAACCAAATAATAATCAATATTTAACATTATCAAGTCAGCAATTTGGAACATTATTAAATGATTTTATTCATCGTGATGAAACAGCAGCACAAATTAAAGCAATCTGAAATAATTTTTATCCAAATATTAATGAAAAGAAAACAACTATTTTTAACCTTAATCTTAATGAATTAATTAATTTTGATGAATTAAAAATTAGCCCTATTGCTAAAAAAATTGAAGTATCAAAATTTAAATTTAAAGCAAACCAATTTTATTATTTTAATAAAAAAGTTTGTTTTAAATTAAACTGACAATAAAGAGTGTACAATGGTAGTAGGAAGAGGGGGGAACTTATGTTAAAAAAAGATATTGAAAAAGACTTACAACAATATATTAATGAACACCTTAAAATGCAATTTTTTTGTTATAATTTAAGTTCAGCGGCCGAAAAATTAGGTTTTCCTGGTTTTAGTCATTATTTTCAAGTTCAAGCACAAGATGAAGTTTTACATCAACGTCGAATTATGAACTTTGTATCAGAACGTGATGGTCATTATGAAGTAAAAAATATTGTTGAAGAATATCATGATATTAAAAATATTACAGAACTAATGGAAATCTATCAAACAAAACGGGCATATTTCGCTGATTTAACCAATAAATTAGCACATCATGCTCAAGAAGTTGGGGATTTAGTAACCTATAAATTTTATGATTGATTTGTGATTGATTTTTATGAAGAATTAGCAGAGATAAAAGACATTGTTGATTGAATTAAAATGTCAAACAATACTTACTATAATATTGATCATAAAATGGGTGCAAAAGAGGAACCAGATACTTTAACAGTTATTGATCCATTTAGTCCACATGCATAATAGTGCTTTTTCTTTTAAAATCAAAAATTTTAAAAGAAAAAGCATTTTTTTATTGATTTTCAATTTAAAATTAATACTATGGGAAGTAAAGAATTAGAGACAATTTTAAAAACAATGATAAGTAAAGGCAAACCAGGGTTGAGATTACCATCAGAAGCAATGCTGATGAAACAATATCAAGTTAGTCGGACAACTGTTCGTGATACATTTAAAAAGTTAATTGGAAAAAATATGATTTATAGTTTGCAAGGGAAAGGTTATTTTACTTTGAATCGAGTTTTTTGAAGTACGGAATTATCATTTTCAAAAAAAATATGACAATGCAGTTAATAAATTATATGTTGTTAATATTCCGCTTGATCAATATTTTCTTGATACATATCAATGTTTGGATAATGATTTTATGAGTTTAATTAAAGTTCGTTATCAAAATGATAGGATTAAGAAATATTCCATTATTTGAGTTAATAAAACAATTTTAAAAACCTTAACTTTAAAGATTGTGAAGATAGTTTATTATCTTATATCCATTCAAGGAATATTACGCTAATCAATAACCTTAAATGTTTACGCTTAGAATTGCCTAATGCTTATGATGAAAAGTTTTTGCAGTTAAGTTTTAAAACATATTTGCCTAAAAAGTATTCAATTACTTTTTCAGAATATCATGAAGTTGTTGAATGTAGTAAAGAAACATACCAACCAGAATTATTTGAATTTTATAAAGTAAATTATTTTTAGTAAGAACTTGTTACGACAAGTTCTTATTTTTTTTTGGTAAATAAAATTAAAATAGAAAGGAGAAATAAAGAATGGCAAAGTCAGAAAATTTAAGGCAAAAGGAAAACTATTTTATGAAATTAAAGAATAAAATTAAGGCGCCATTTGAAGGGGGAAAGAATTCACGCTTTAAAATTGGGATTAATAAATTTGCTAAGGCAATTTTAACAATGATTGCAATTTTACCAGTTGCTGGGTTATTCATTGTTGTTGGTAAAATTATTGGACCGTTAGGCTTTGGTCAAATTACAAGTATTGCCAAAGTAGCAAACCATATTGGAACAATTATTGAAACAATTGGTTGAATGCCATTCCGTCATATTGGATTGTTATTTGCTATTGCTATTGGTGGGTCATGAGCTAAAAATAAGGCTGGTGGTTGTTTTGCTGGAGCAATTGCTTATTTAACATTATTAAGTGTTGGAGCAACATTTTTTGTAACTAGAACAGGAACTGATGGAACTGAGTTTATGAATTATATTTTAGGGGGAAGATGAACCAACCAAAAGGATTATTTTAGTAATCAAGAAGGGGTTTATTCACTCCGTTTTGATGCATTGGGGGGAATTATTACTGGTTTTATTGGGGCTGGAGTTTATAATAAGTTTTTTGCTTTTAATCGTTTACCTAATGCGTTATCTTTTTTTAATGGACCACGCTTTGTGCCATTAATGGTAATTGTGGTTTGTTTACCAATTGCAATTACTTTGTCCCTATTTTGACCACTAATCCAAACGGGAATAAATGTTATTGGGAAGAATATTGCTTTAAATAATAAAATTCCGTTTATTATTCCTTTTGAAACTTTTCGTCAAGGGTATTAGCTAATGCAATCAAATATGCAAAGTTAAAACGCAAACTATTACCGTATTTTAAAATGTGTGAATTAGAAGCAGTGACAACAGGGGTGCCAATTTTACGAGCAATGGTTTTAGAAGATGAGGATGATTCAATTGCACAAATAATTGATAGTCAATTTTATTTAGGGAGTAATTTATTAATAGCTCCGATTTTAACACCACAAACAATGAAGCGAGAAGTTTATTTACCTGCAGGAGAATGGTTTTTGTTTGGCCAAAAAGAAAAGAAATATCTTGGAAAGCAATCTTATTTATTGTCTTGTTCGGCAGATGAAATTTTGCTTTTTGTAAAAGGAAACACTATTATTCCAACTATTAAAGAAGATAATTATCATTTTGAACAATTAGACACTGTTTCATTAGAATTAAATCTTTATGGAACATTACCATCAAAATACGAATTAAAGTTTAAACTTAACAAGAATTTAATTATAATTACTTATCAAAATCAAAAGTTTAATATTTCATCAAAGCACAGTTATGTTGTAAAATAGTTAATATTTCCATTTTTTCCTTTAAAAAAGAGTATAATGTATGTGGTAATTATTTATTGCCATTATTCCACTTATACACTTAAATTAATACTTCTTGCTTAATACTCTAAGTAGAGGAGACATAATTATGGAAATATCTATATGAGTAATAATCATTATTGCTGTTGCAATTGGTTTTTACTTTCTTGGATTTTTATGTGAAAAATATCTAAGATTTAAATTAATTAAAAAAACAAAGTTAAAAATAAAACAAGCTGAAGAAAAGGCAAAAAAAATTATTAATGCTGCAAAAGCAGATGGAAAAGTTGAAGCAGCACAAATTAGACAAGAAATGAATAATGAATTAGCTCGGAAACGAGAAGAATTTTTAGAAACGGAAAAGTTTTTAACAAATAGGGAGCGTTTAATTATTGAACGCGAAGAAGTATTACATAGTAAAGAGCAAGAAACGTTTCGGAAGAAAGAAGAATTACAAGGAAAGATTAACTATTATCAAGAACTAGTTGAACATAATCTTCAACAGCTTGAAAAAGTTACTGGTTATTCTCTTGAAGAAGCGAAAGATGTACTTTTTAAAGAAATAAGTGACCGTTACCAAAAAGAAATTGGTGAATTTTTAAAAAATGCTGAGAATACAGCAAAAATTAACGCCAAAGAAACAGCCATTAATATTGTTACTAGCGCAATTGAACGTTATGCTGTTAATATTGTGGCAGAAAAAACAACTACTTCTGTTTATTTGGAAGATGATAATATGAAAGGACGGATTATTGGGAAAGACGGCCGTAATATTCGAACTTTTGAAGTAGCCGCTGGAGTGGATCTAATCATTGATGATACTCCAAATGTTGTTCAAATTTCATCTTTTAACCCCATTCGCCGTGAAAT from Spiroplasma sp. NBRC 100390 includes:
- a CDS encoding prolipoprotein diacylglyceryl transferase, which codes for MSNILLTSGPPSPDWITPTNTPHDILATYGGWVHMYAVFITTGMILSVLACFIRLKIKKIPIEPLIWSVFVIIPFSLFGASFFGKVNNDVNNPWVTEPGAVPFWSLFAFWKAGMSIHGGVLFGTITGLIVFGIVGRKSKVSLWVYTDAIIPNILLGQVLGRWGNFFNHELLGSVTSYDSLRWLPAFIRDNLWQWAGSSGLSPETSGGEIVFRQPIFLYESFFNFLAWLFITFFIPFAGQLFGKKPWKKDSKEYPFDLKYNFIHFFNRKYIKKDKMTWKEVWDKAYFNYVPSQKQLDEMPKVSFVKTKSELGNRFKKWWHNDSAELTKLNNPGRYSITRSGVQTGFYFFLWNLIRFVLETQRDDVSTLFIKNYRALDYAVLILIAVLGLVLAIYAQWGAPRKFRKNGFIYEKEYVDFESLQTWKFDKYLANNIVIGEDNYVDKLPIIIKTKVMEFLGYQDESFDKYFELKYFKTNDQVLTNNEITNYSFKIVALPTASNKFIDDLVVNQTYKVDLSKILKQVTLDLTKPNNNQYLTLSSQQFGTLLNDFIHRDETAAQIKAIWNNFYPNINEKKTTIFNLNLNELINFDELKISPIAKKIEVSKFKFKANQFYYFNKKVCFKLNWQ
- a CDS encoding ferritin; this encodes MLKKDIEKDLQQYINEHLKMQFFCYNLSSAAEKLGFPGFSHYFQVQAQDEVLHQRRIMNFVSERDGHYEVKNIVEEYHDIKNITELMEIYQTKRAYFADLTNKLAHHAQEVGDLVTYKFYDWFVIDFYEELAEIKDIVDWIKMSNNTYYNIDHKMGAKEEPDTLTVIDPFSPHA
- a CDS encoding winged helix-turn-helix domain-containing protein, which translates into the protein MGSKELETILKTMISKGKPGLRLPSEAMLMKQYQVSRTTVRDTFKKLIGKNMIYSLQGKGYFTLNRVFWSTELSFSKKIWQCS
- a CDS encoding PTS transporter subunit EIIC → MAKSENLRQKENYFMKLKNKIKAPFEGGKNSRFKIGINKFAKAILTMIAILPVAGLFIVVGKIIGPLGFGQITSIAKVANHIGTIIETIGWMPFRHIGLLFAIAIGGSWAKNKAGGCFAGAIAYLTLLSVGATFFVTRTGTDGTEFMNYILGGRWTNQKDYFSNQEGVYSLRFDALGGIITGFIGAGVYNKFFAFNRLPNALSFFNGPRFVPLMVIVVCLPIAITLSLFWPLIQTGINVIGKNIALNNKIPFIIPFETFRQGY
- a CDS encoding TIM-barrel domain-containing protein, with the translated sequence MCELEAVTTGVPILRAMVLEDEDDSIAQIIDSQFYLGSNLLIAPILTPQTMKREVYLPAGEWFLFGQKEKKYLGKQSYLLSCSADEILLFVKGNTIIPTIKEDNYHFEQLDTVSLELNLYGTLPSKYELKFKLNKNLIIITYQNQKFNISSKHSYVVK